The proteins below come from a single Tachysurus fulvidraco isolate hzauxx_2018 chromosome 26, HZAU_PFXX_2.0, whole genome shotgun sequence genomic window:
- the LOC113641608 gene encoding leucine-rich repeat-containing protein 19-like isoform X1, whose protein sequence is MFQSLGCLLRDQLRGWQMIMMVKEVLVLWTATLLAASAQLPVNDSNKTLAYIPLTYDVNITHLILHHNLIVMNDSDIQALRNYSDLIELDLSYNLITHLPDGAFSALGSLETLRLTGNNLQTIRNETFTDLQKLKTLDLSLNPWNCTQELLTLVKWMNETGLHTGPNVTCAAPENLTGERIQDVIKTFPTQRPPTTRNTVTATKTTTTSSTVRAFTETFTTVQSSQHQESVTLRGLNVSSKDEQDAMSGNTNTWKFLTGVIVIILCTSMFIVCAVKSPTWYKILFDYRHQRLHETEDPGIFNTGRYSNFSLDTEQTETSAHELDQGLTGPSEDEDGFIEDGYIQPEDYKEHADVGGI, encoded by the exons ATGTTCCAGAGTCTCGGCTGCCTGTTACGTGACCAGCTTCGGG GTTGGCAAATGATCATGATGGTGAAAGAGGTGCTCGTGCTGTGGACGGCGACTCTACTGGCGGCTTCAGCTCAACTCCCG gTGAATGACAGTAATAAGACACTGGCATACATCCCCCTTACCTATGATGTAAATATAACCCATTTAATCCTGCACCACAACCTTATCGTGATGAACGACTCGGACATACAGGCTTTGAGGAACTACTCCGATCTGATAGAGCTGGACCTCTCATACAACCTCATAACGCATCTGCCTGATGGAGCTTTTTCTGCTCTCGGCAGTCTCGAAACGCTCCGTTTAACCGGGAATAACCTGCAAACGATAAGGAATGAGACTTtcacagatttacagaaacTCAAGACACTGGATCTGAGCTTGAATCCGTGGAACTGCACGCAGGAGTTACTGACGCTGGTGAAGTGGATGAATGAAACGGGACTACACACAG GACCGAACGTCACATGCGCCGCTCCAGAAAACCTGACTGGAGAAAGAATCCAAGATGTGATCAAAACGTTCCCAACACAGCGACCTCCAACAACACGCAACACAGTCACTGCTACAAAAACCACTACCACTTCTTCTACAGTCAGAGCTTTCACGGAAACCTTTACTACAGTCCAAAGCTCACAACATCAAGAGTCGGTCACATTAAGAGGCCTAAACGTTTCAAGCAAAG ATGAACAAGATGCCATGTCAGGAAACACCAACACCTGGAAGTTCCTCACTGGAGTGATCGTGATCATTCTCTGCACGTCCATGTTCATCGTGTGCGCAGTCAAATCGCCAACCTGGTACAAGATTCTCTTTGACTACCGGCACCAGAGGCTACACGAAACCGAGGATCCCGGTATCTTTAACACGGGCCGCTACTCCAACTTCAGCCTAGACACCGAGCAGACGGAGACCAGCGCTCACGAGCTGGACCAAGGCCTTACGGGGCCATCCGAGGATGAGGACGGCTTCATAGAGGACGGCTACATTCAGCCCGAGGACTACAAGGAGCATGCTGATGTGGGTGGAATATAA
- the LOC113641608 gene encoding leucine-rich repeat-containing protein 19-like isoform X2: MIMMVKEVLVLWTATLLAASAQLPVNDSNKTLAYIPLTYDVNITHLILHHNLIVMNDSDIQALRNYSDLIELDLSYNLITHLPDGAFSALGSLETLRLTGNNLQTIRNETFTDLQKLKTLDLSLNPWNCTQELLTLVKWMNETGLHTGPNVTCAAPENLTGERIQDVIKTFPTQRPPTTRNTVTATKTTTTSSTVRAFTETFTTVQSSQHQESVTLRGLNVSSKDEQDAMSGNTNTWKFLTGVIVIILCTSMFIVCAVKSPTWYKILFDYRHQRLHETEDPGIFNTGRYSNFSLDTEQTETSAHELDQGLTGPSEDEDGFIEDGYIQPEDYKEHADVGGI; encoded by the exons ATGATCATGATGGTGAAAGAGGTGCTCGTGCTGTGGACGGCGACTCTACTGGCGGCTTCAGCTCAACTCCCG gTGAATGACAGTAATAAGACACTGGCATACATCCCCCTTACCTATGATGTAAATATAACCCATTTAATCCTGCACCACAACCTTATCGTGATGAACGACTCGGACATACAGGCTTTGAGGAACTACTCCGATCTGATAGAGCTGGACCTCTCATACAACCTCATAACGCATCTGCCTGATGGAGCTTTTTCTGCTCTCGGCAGTCTCGAAACGCTCCGTTTAACCGGGAATAACCTGCAAACGATAAGGAATGAGACTTtcacagatttacagaaacTCAAGACACTGGATCTGAGCTTGAATCCGTGGAACTGCACGCAGGAGTTACTGACGCTGGTGAAGTGGATGAATGAAACGGGACTACACACAG GACCGAACGTCACATGCGCCGCTCCAGAAAACCTGACTGGAGAAAGAATCCAAGATGTGATCAAAACGTTCCCAACACAGCGACCTCCAACAACACGCAACACAGTCACTGCTACAAAAACCACTACCACTTCTTCTACAGTCAGAGCTTTCACGGAAACCTTTACTACAGTCCAAAGCTCACAACATCAAGAGTCGGTCACATTAAGAGGCCTAAACGTTTCAAGCAAAG ATGAACAAGATGCCATGTCAGGAAACACCAACACCTGGAAGTTCCTCACTGGAGTGATCGTGATCATTCTCTGCACGTCCATGTTCATCGTGTGCGCAGTCAAATCGCCAACCTGGTACAAGATTCTCTTTGACTACCGGCACCAGAGGCTACACGAAACCGAGGATCCCGGTATCTTTAACACGGGCCGCTACTCCAACTTCAGCCTAGACACCGAGCAGACGGAGACCAGCGCTCACGAGCTGGACCAAGGCCTTACGGGGCCATCCGAGGATGAGGACGGCTTCATAGAGGACGGCTACATTCAGCCCGAGGACTACAAGGAGCATGCTGATGTGGGTGGAATATAA